The Leucobacter chromiiresistens genome has a window encoding:
- a CDS encoding helix-turn-helix transcriptional regulator, with protein MTLLEHESVQLADGDWADSGDALTLGRRIRALRTSRGLTLEQLARAVDRAPSQLSAIENGKREPRLPMLRALASALGVTVDELLAAEAPSERAALEIAVERAQRGSVFQSLGLQPIRVSKATSDETLQAILGLHQEVERLHRERAATPEEARRANTELRAQMRSAGNYFADLETAATGLLDSLGYSGGPVSQQTIANIAERLGFSLHYVGDMPHSTRSVIDRRNGRVYLSGGVPSRDARAPILRALASVVCGHEEPSSYGEFLRQRVEANYLAGAVLLPEAAAVPLLSEAKQQRQISMEDLRDAFGVSYEMAAHRFTNLASERLGLEVHFMKAHESGTLIKAYENDGVRFPSDALGNFEGAMVCRNWTARTVFGQPDRFNPWYQYTDMAAGGTYWCTSRVEKAKEGLYSVSVGVRFSDVKWFRGRETAHRSQSFCPDDQCCRQASAELTRKWEAAAWPEAATPTSLLAALPTGTFPGVDAHEVYAFLESHE; from the coding sequence ATGACGCTCCTCGAACACGAATCGGTGCAGCTCGCGGACGGCGATTGGGCTGACAGCGGCGACGCGCTGACCCTGGGCCGACGCATCCGCGCCCTGCGCACCTCTCGCGGCCTGACGCTCGAGCAGCTGGCGCGCGCCGTGGATCGGGCCCCCTCGCAGCTCTCGGCCATCGAGAACGGGAAGCGGGAGCCCCGGCTCCCCATGCTGCGGGCGCTGGCGTCCGCCCTCGGAGTCACCGTTGACGAGCTGCTCGCTGCGGAGGCGCCCTCCGAGCGCGCCGCTCTCGAGATCGCCGTCGAACGCGCGCAGCGGGGCTCGGTGTTCCAGTCCCTCGGGCTGCAGCCGATCCGCGTCTCGAAGGCGACGAGCGACGAGACGCTGCAGGCCATCCTCGGTCTGCACCAGGAGGTCGAACGGCTGCATCGCGAGCGGGCCGCGACCCCCGAGGAGGCGCGCCGGGCCAACACCGAGCTCCGTGCGCAGATGCGCAGCGCGGGCAACTACTTCGCCGATCTCGAGACGGCGGCGACCGGGCTGCTCGACAGCCTCGGATACTCGGGAGGGCCGGTCTCCCAGCAGACCATTGCCAACATCGCCGAGCGCCTCGGGTTCAGCCTGCACTACGTCGGCGACATGCCGCACTCGACGCGATCGGTCATCGACCGCCGCAACGGCAGGGTGTACTTGAGCGGCGGGGTGCCGTCGAGAGACGCCCGCGCGCCGATCCTCCGCGCGCTCGCCAGCGTGGTCTGCGGGCACGAGGAGCCCAGCAGCTACGGCGAGTTCCTGCGGCAGCGGGTGGAGGCGAACTATCTGGCCGGGGCGGTGCTGCTGCCGGAGGCCGCGGCGGTCCCGCTCCTCTCGGAGGCGAAGCAGCAGCGGCAGATCTCGATGGAGGATCTGCGCGACGCGTTCGGCGTCTCGTACGAGATGGCGGCGCACCGGTTCACGAACCTCGCGAGCGAGCGGCTCGGGTTGGAGGTGCACTTCATGAAGGCGCACGAATCGGGAACGCTGATCAAGGCGTACGAGAACGACGGCGTGCGGTTCCCCTCCGACGCGCTCGGCAACTTCGAGGGCGCCATGGTGTGCCGCAACTGGACCGCCCGGACGGTGTTCGGGCAGCCCGACCGCTTCAACCCCTGGTACCAGTACACCGACATGGCGGCCGGAGGAACGTACTGGTGCACGTCTCGCGTCGAGAAGGCGAAGGAGGGGCTGTACTCCGTCAGCGTCGGCGTGCGCTTCTCGGATGTGAAGTGGTTCCGGGGTCGCGAGACGGCGCACCGGTCGCAGTCCTTCTGCCCCGACGATCAGTGCTGCCGCCAGGCCTCGGCTGAGCTGACCCGCAAGTGGGAGGCCGCGGCATGGCCGGAGGCGGCGACGCCGACGAGCCTGCTCGCGGCGCTGCCGACGGGGACGTTTCCGGGCGTCGATGCGCACGAGGTGTACGCGTTTCTCGAATCTCACGAATAG
- a CDS encoding FHA domain-containing protein — MSSDSHARRAESTEVRSTQQFREDLSAIIRTRATDLTIDEREAVEALPSGAALLVVRRGPDQGARFLLDQDVTVAGRHPAVDIFLDDVTVSRRHAEFRRNGTAFSVADLGSLNGTFCDGTRIDGSVVLADGAEVQVGKFRFTFFASRFDLAEEN, encoded by the coding sequence ATGAGCAGCGACAGTCATGCCCGTCGCGCTGAGAGCACCGAGGTGCGATCGACCCAGCAGTTCCGAGAAGATCTGAGCGCGATCATTCGCACGCGGGCGACCGACCTGACGATCGACGAGCGCGAGGCCGTCGAGGCGCTGCCCTCGGGCGCGGCCCTTCTCGTCGTGCGCCGCGGCCCCGACCAGGGCGCGCGCTTCCTGCTCGATCAGGACGTCACGGTGGCCGGGCGCCACCCCGCCGTCGACATCTTCCTCGACGACGTCACGGTCTCGCGCCGCCATGCGGAGTTCCGCCGCAACGGCACCGCATTCTCGGTCGCGGACCTGGGCTCGCTGAACGGCACGTTCTGCGACGGTACCCGCATCGACGGCTCGGTCGTGCTCGCGGACGGCGCGGAGGTGCAGGTCGGCAAGTTCCGGTTCACGTTCTTCGCCTCGCGATTCGATCTCGCCGAGGAGAACTAG
- a CDS encoding MerR family transcriptional regulator → MAAAQARQNPSGLLSIGQVLARLQDDFADLTPSKLRFLEEQGLVTPERTKSGYRKFSQGHIERLRLILTLQRDHYLPLKVIAEVLDELDAGRDPIIPGAASRSASSILAPKRVLSGDELRRVTGASARFLGEAIAAGLLPAAEVFPHDAVAQVTALLKLSEQGITPRHLRALRVSAERDAEMIAHAVSSRGVRATSPAATEGALEIADHLETVRSGVLRRRIGSA, encoded by the coding sequence GTGGCGGCCGCGCAGGCCCGACAGAATCCCTCCGGACTCCTCAGCATCGGTCAGGTGCTGGCGCGCCTGCAAGACGACTTCGCCGATCTGACCCCGTCGAAGCTCCGCTTCCTGGAGGAGCAGGGCCTCGTGACGCCCGAGCGCACGAAGTCGGGGTACCGCAAATTCTCGCAAGGGCACATCGAACGCCTGCGGTTGATCCTCACCCTGCAGCGGGATCACTACCTTCCGCTGAAGGTCATCGCCGAGGTGCTCGACGAGCTCGACGCCGGGCGCGACCCGATCATCCCCGGCGCGGCATCGCGCAGCGCGTCGAGCATTCTCGCGCCGAAGCGCGTGCTCAGCGGGGATGAGCTGCGCCGCGTCACGGGCGCTAGCGCGCGCTTCCTGGGCGAGGCGATCGCCGCGGGGCTGCTGCCCGCGGCAGAGGTGTTTCCGCATGACGCTGTCGCCCAGGTCACGGCGCTGCTGAAGCTCTCGGAGCAGGGGATCACGCCCCGGCATCTCCGCGCACTGCGCGTCTCGGCGGAGCGCGACGCCGAGATGATCGCGCACGCCGTGTCGAGCCGGGGAGTGCGCGCAACCTCGCCCGCTGCGACGGAGGGTGCGCTGGAGATCGCCGACCACCTCGAGACGGTGCGCTCCGGCGTGTTGCGGCGGCGGATCGGGAGCGCCTGA
- a CDS encoding MerR family transcriptional regulator: MEHTQRPGGDAAIPSAQALSEAGIVADPAAFTPVSVDADVLFDDGLPRPNQDGGFKGATAARAAGITYRQLDYWARTGLVEPTVRGAKGSGSQRLYGFRDILVLKLVKRLLDTGISLQQIRTAVAQLHEAGVHDLSQTTLMSDGSSVYLCTSSDEVIDLVSRGQGVFGIAVGKVLREVETSLVDMDEHREEASADTAVDELAARRKSRKIS, encoded by the coding sequence ATGGAGCACACTCAGCGCCCGGGCGGCGACGCGGCGATTCCCTCGGCGCAAGCGCTCTCCGAGGCCGGCATCGTGGCCGATCCCGCAGCGTTCACGCCCGTCTCCGTCGACGCCGATGTCCTCTTCGACGACGGGCTCCCGCGCCCCAACCAGGACGGCGGGTTCAAGGGCGCGACGGCGGCGCGAGCCGCCGGCATCACCTACCGCCAGCTCGACTACTGGGCGCGCACGGGTCTCGTCGAGCCCACCGTGCGCGGCGCCAAGGGGTCGGGGTCGCAGCGGCTCTACGGCTTCCGCGACATCCTCGTGCTCAAGCTCGTCAAGCGCCTGCTCGACACCGGCATCTCGCTCCAGCAGATCCGCACCGCGGTGGCGCAGCTGCACGAGGCCGGCGTGCACGACCTCTCGCAGACCACGCTGATGAGCGACGGATCGAGCGTCTACCTCTGCACGTCGAGCGACGAGGTCATCGACCTCGTCAGCCGGGGTCAGGGCGTGTTCGGCATCGCCGTGGGGAAGGTGCTGCGCGAGGTCGAGACATCGCTCGTCGACATGGACGAGCATCGCGAGGAGGCGTCGGCCGATACTGCAGTCGACGAGCTCGCCGCCCGACGGAAGTCCCGCAAGATCTCCTGA
- a CDS encoding ParA family protein, which produces MHVLSVSSLKGGVGKTTVTLGLASAAFSRGLRTLVVDFDPQSDVSTGLAVNPEGFANVANVLESPKEKTVRSAIAHSGWNDYHEGGRIDLLVGSPSAINFDGPHPSTRDIWKLEEALAIVESEYDLVLVDCAPSLNALTRTAWAASDRVLVVAEPSLFAVAATDRALRAIEEIRRGVSPRLQPLGILINRTQPQSLEHQFRIRELREMFGPLVLNPQLPERTSLQQAQGAAKPVHMWPGEASQEMAANFDLVLDRILRSAGMDAARAGASNAPTATVVEN; this is translated from the coding sequence GTGCATGTATTGAGTGTGAGTTCCCTCAAGGGCGGCGTCGGCAAGACGACCGTGACGCTCGGCCTCGCCTCGGCCGCCTTCTCGCGCGGTCTGCGGACCCTGGTCGTGGACTTCGACCCGCAGTCCGACGTGTCGACCGGCCTGGCCGTGAACCCCGAAGGCTTCGCCAACGTCGCGAATGTGCTCGAGAGCCCGAAGGAGAAGACCGTGCGCAGCGCGATCGCGCACAGCGGGTGGAACGACTACCACGAGGGCGGTCGGATCGATCTGCTCGTCGGCAGCCCCTCGGCCATCAACTTCGACGGCCCGCACCCCTCGACGCGCGACATCTGGAAGCTCGAGGAGGCGCTGGCGATCGTCGAGTCGGAGTACGACCTCGTGCTCGTCGACTGCGCCCCCTCCCTCAACGCGCTGACGCGCACCGCTTGGGCCGCGAGCGACCGCGTGCTCGTCGTGGCGGAGCCGAGCCTCTTCGCGGTGGCGGCGACCGACCGCGCGCTGCGCGCCATCGAGGAGATCCGACGCGGCGTGAGCCCGCGACTGCAGCCCCTGGGCATCCTGATCAACCGCACGCAGCCCCAGTCGCTCGAGCATCAGTTCCGCATCCGCGAGCTCCGCGAGATGTTCGGCCCGCTCGTGCTGAATCCGCAGCTGCCCGAGCGCACCTCGCTGCAGCAGGCGCAGGGCGCCGCGAAGCCGGTGCACATGTGGCCCGGCGAGGCGTCGCAGGAGATGGCGGCGAATTTCGATCTGGTGCTCGATCGCATTCTGCGGTCCGCGGGCATGGATGCCGCTCGCGCCGGCGCCTCGAACGCTCCCACAGCCACGGTCGTCGAGAACTGA
- a CDS encoding pyruvate carboxylase, whose translation MFQKILVANRGEIAIRAFRAAHELGAQTVAVFPYEDRNSLHRLKADEAYLIGSVGHPVRAYLDVAEIVRVAVESGADAIYPGYGFLSENPDLAAAAEAAGIRFIGPGREALEMAGNKVAAKEHAIRAGVPVLRSTPPSTDIDALIAGAEEIGFPVFAKAVAGGGGRGMRRVERVEELRDALESAMREAESAFGDATMFIEQAVLRPRHIEVQVLADASGATVHLFERDCSVQRRHQKVVEIAPAPNMSEEKRAELTRDAIAFAESIGYENAGTVEFLLDTAGERAGEHVFIEMNPRIQVEHTVTEEVTDVDLVRAQMRIAAGATLEELELTQDRIRLRGAALQCRITTEDPANGFRPDLGRITAYRSPGGGGVRLDGGTIEVGAQISPHFDSMLAKLTCRGRTFEDAVRRAQRALAEFRIRGVATNIPFLQAVLADAEFQSGDVSTQFIGERPELLQMNPSKDRATRLLQHVANVTVNQPHGARPRLIDPAAKLPAVDLSRPAPAGNRQLLVEIGPDAYARRLREQTALAVTETTFRDAHQSLLATRVRTKDLARVAPYVARSTPELWSVEAWGGATYDVALRFLGEDPWERLAALREALPNVPIQMLLRGQNTVGYTPYPEQVAQAFVREAASTGVDVFRIFDALNDVHQMRVAIDAVRETGTAVAEVAMSFTGNLLSPAEDKYTLDYYLRLAEQIVEAGAHVLAIKDMAGLLRPAAAAKLVTALRERFELPVHLHTHDTPGGQLATLLAASAAGVDAVDAASAPMSGTTSQPSLSALVASLADTDRDTGLSQEAVFALEPYWDAVRGLYRPFESGLPSPTGRVYTHEIPGGQLSNLRQQAIALGLAENFERIEDLYAAADRMLGRIPKVTPSSKVVGDLALHLSAVDADPADFEAHPEKYDIPDSVVGFLAGELGEIPGGWPEPFRSKVLAGRSVNIDVAPVPESDEALLRGSSAERRDALNRLLFPQPAQQFAQVREQHGDVSVLETADYLYGLQVGEEHAIDLAKGVRLYVALEAIGEADDKGLRTVMVRVNGQLRQVFVKDESVRVEAALSEKADRAVPGHVAAPFSGTVTVKVAVGDRVEAGQPVATIEAMKMEAAITAPVAGRLERVVFTGTRGLESGDLIAEITAAEG comes from the coding sequence GTGTTCCAGAAGATCTTGGTGGCGAATCGTGGGGAGATCGCGATTCGGGCGTTTCGGGCGGCGCACGAGTTGGGGGCGCAGACCGTGGCCGTGTTCCCGTATGAGGATCGCAATTCGCTGCACCGCTTGAAGGCCGACGAGGCATATCTGATCGGCTCGGTCGGGCATCCGGTGCGAGCGTATCTGGATGTCGCGGAGATCGTGCGCGTCGCGGTCGAGTCGGGTGCTGACGCGATTTATCCGGGGTACGGGTTCTTGTCGGAGAACCCGGATCTCGCGGCCGCGGCGGAGGCGGCGGGGATCCGGTTCATCGGGCCGGGCCGGGAGGCGCTGGAGATGGCGGGCAACAAGGTCGCGGCGAAGGAGCACGCGATACGGGCGGGTGTGCCGGTGCTGCGCTCCACGCCGCCGTCGACGGATATCGATGCGTTGATCGCGGGGGCTGAGGAGATCGGGTTCCCGGTGTTCGCGAAGGCGGTCGCGGGCGGTGGGGGCCGGGGCATGCGGCGTGTGGAGCGTGTGGAGGAGCTGCGGGACGCGTTGGAGTCGGCGATGCGGGAGGCGGAGTCGGCGTTCGGGGATGCGACGATGTTCATCGAGCAGGCGGTGCTGCGGCCGCGGCATATCGAGGTGCAGGTGCTGGCGGATGCGTCGGGTGCGACGGTGCACCTGTTCGAGCGCGATTGCTCAGTGCAGCGCCGGCATCAGAAGGTCGTGGAGATCGCGCCGGCGCCGAATATGAGCGAGGAGAAGCGCGCCGAGCTCACGCGCGATGCGATCGCGTTCGCGGAGTCGATCGGGTACGAGAATGCGGGAACGGTCGAGTTCCTCCTCGATACCGCTGGGGAGCGTGCCGGGGAGCACGTGTTCATCGAGATGAACCCGCGCATCCAGGTCGAGCACACGGTGACGGAGGAGGTCACCGATGTGGATCTGGTGCGGGCGCAGATGCGGATCGCTGCGGGCGCGACGCTGGAGGAGCTCGAGCTCACGCAGGATCGCATCCGGTTGCGCGGGGCGGCGCTGCAGTGCCGGATCACGACGGAGGATCCGGCGAACGGGTTCCGGCCCGATCTCGGCCGGATCACCGCGTACCGGTCGCCGGGCGGCGGCGGGGTGCGTCTGGACGGGGGCACGATCGAGGTCGGTGCGCAGATCAGCCCGCATTTCGATTCGATGCTCGCGAAGCTGACGTGTCGCGGTCGCACGTTCGAGGATGCGGTGCGGCGGGCACAGCGGGCGCTGGCCGAGTTCCGCATCCGGGGCGTGGCGACGAACATCCCGTTCCTGCAGGCGGTGCTCGCCGATGCCGAGTTCCAGTCGGGGGATGTGTCGACGCAGTTCATCGGCGAGCGGCCGGAGCTGCTGCAGATGAATCCCTCGAAGGATCGCGCGACGCGTCTGCTGCAGCACGTCGCGAACGTGACGGTGAACCAGCCCCATGGTGCTCGGCCGCGGTTGATCGATCCGGCGGCGAAGCTGCCCGCTGTCGATCTGTCGCGCCCGGCTCCCGCGGGCAATCGGCAGTTGCTGGTGGAGATCGGGCCCGACGCGTATGCGCGGCGGTTGCGCGAGCAGACGGCGCTCGCGGTGACGGAGACGACGTTCCGCGACGCGCATCAGTCGCTGCTCGCGACGCGGGTGCGCACGAAGGATCTCGCCCGGGTGGCCCCGTATGTGGCGCGGTCGACGCCGGAGCTGTGGTCGGTGGAGGCGTGGGGCGGGGCGACGTACGATGTCGCGCTGCGCTTCTTGGGGGAGGATCCGTGGGAGCGGCTCGCGGCGTTGCGGGAGGCGCTGCCGAACGTGCCGATCCAGATGCTGTTGCGCGGGCAGAACACGGTGGGGTACACGCCGTATCCGGAGCAGGTCGCGCAGGCGTTCGTGCGTGAGGCGGCGTCGACGGGGGTGGATGTGTTCCGCATCTTCGACGCGCTCAACGATGTGCATCAGATGCGGGTCGCGATCGATGCGGTGCGCGAGACGGGGACGGCGGTCGCGGAGGTGGCGATGTCGTTCACGGGCAATCTGCTGAGCCCGGCCGAGGACAAGTACACCCTCGACTACTATCTGCGCCTGGCCGAGCAGATCGTCGAGGCGGGGGCGCACGTGCTCGCGATCAAGGACATGGCGGGGCTGCTGCGCCCGGCGGCGGCGGCGAAGCTCGTCACCGCGCTGCGGGAGCGCTTCGAGCTGCCGGTGCATCTGCACACGCACGATACGCCCGGCGGGCAGCTCGCGACGCTGCTCGCTGCGAGTGCTGCGGGGGTGGATGCGGTCGACGCGGCTTCGGCGCCGATGTCGGGCACCACGTCGCAGCCCTCGCTGTCGGCGCTCGTGGCGTCGCTGGCGGACACGGATCGTGATACGGGCCTCTCGCAGGAGGCGGTGTTCGCGCTCGAACCGTATTGGGATGCGGTGCGCGGGCTGTATCGGCCGTTCGAGTCGGGACTGCCGAGCCCCACGGGTCGGGTGTACACGCACGAGATCCCGGGCGGGCAGTTGTCGAACCTGCGGCAGCAGGCGATCGCGTTGGGGCTCGCGGAGAACTTCGAGCGGATCGAGGATCTGTACGCGGCGGCCGATCGCATGCTGGGTCGCATCCCGAAGGTGACGCCGTCGTCGAAGGTTGTGGGCGATCTCGCGCTGCACCTGTCGGCGGTCGATGCCGATCCGGCCGATTTCGAGGCGCATCCCGAGAAGTACGACATCCCGGATTCGGTGGTGGGGTTCCTCGCGGGCGAGCTGGGGGAGATCCCGGGGGGTTGGCCGGAGCCGTTCCGGTCGAAGGTGCTGGCCGGCCGGTCGGTGAACATCGATGTCGCGCCGGTGCCCGAGAGCGACGAGGCGCTGCTGCGGGGCTCGAGCGCGGAGCGGCGCGACGCGTTGAACCGGCTCCTCTTCCCGCAGCCCGCGCAGCAGTTCGCGCAGGTGCGCGAGCAGCACGGCGACGTGTCGGTGCTGGAGACCGCGGACTACTTGTACGGGCTGCAGGTCGGGGAGGAGCACGCGATCGATCTCGCGAAGGGTGTGCGCCTGTACGTCGCGCTCGAAGCGATCGGGGAGGCCGACGACAAGGGGCTACGCACGGTGATGGTGCGGGTGAACGGTCAGTTGCGGCAGGTGTTCGTGAAGGACGAGTCGGTGCGGGTCGAGGCGGCGCTGTCGGAGAAGGCGGATCGCGCGGTTCCGGGGCATGTTGCGGCGCCGTTCTCGGGCACGGTGACGGTGAAGGTCGCCGTGGGGGATCGGGTGGAGGCGGGTCAGCCGGTCGCGACGATCGAGGCGATGAAGATGGAGGCCGCGATCACCGCGCCCGTGGCGGGGCGTTTGGAGCGGGTCGTGTTCACGGGCACGCGGGGTCTGGAATCGGGCGACCTCATCGCCGAGATCACGGCTGCCGAAGGGTGA
- the def gene encoding peptide deformylase → MAIREIRVFGDPVLRTVCTPVAEIDEGVRALVQDLLDTVNMEGRAGLAATQIGHTQRVFSLNIDGEIGYVINPEIVALEGEPVLTGEGCLSVPDLWFEVPRHPRATVRGIDLNGDPVEISGEGLLAQALQHECDHLDGKLYLSRLDRDSRGEAMRRIRTSSWF, encoded by the coding sequence ATGGCGATTCGTGAAATCCGGGTCTTCGGAGACCCCGTCCTCCGCACCGTGTGCACCCCCGTCGCAGAGATCGACGAGGGCGTGCGCGCCCTCGTGCAGGATCTGCTGGACACGGTAAACATGGAGGGCCGCGCCGGGCTCGCGGCCACGCAGATCGGCCACACGCAGCGCGTCTTCAGCCTCAACATCGACGGCGAGATCGGCTACGTGATCAACCCCGAGATCGTCGCGCTCGAGGGGGAGCCCGTGCTCACCGGCGAGGGGTGCCTCTCCGTGCCGGATCTCTGGTTCGAGGTGCCTCGCCACCCGCGGGCGACCGTGCGGGGCATCGACCTGAACGGCGACCCCGTCGAGATCAGCGGGGAGGGGCTCCTGGCGCAGGCGCTCCAGCACGAGTGCGACCACCTCGACGGCAAGCTCTACCTGTCGCGCCTCGACCGCGACTCCCGCGGCGAGGCGATGCGGCGGATCCGCACCTCGAGCTGGTTCTGA
- a CDS encoding AMP-dependent synthetase/ligase gives MNQSETPILVPPVPEDNITDLLEQRVQATPERALFAVPAGDGWRDITASAFRAEVVALAKGLVASGIEPGDRVAFMCKTSYEWTLVDFAIHYAGAVMVPIYETSSPLQVHWVLEDSGARAVLTETEDHAARFEEVKDDLPAVTLAWRLDRGALAELREAGTAIPDAEIDRRRGLAQGSDIATVIYTSGSTGRPKGCVLTHANFVDLSRNAAAALSDVVQQPGAATLLFVTLAHVFARFISVMSVHAGVRVGHQADTSQLLPALGTFQPTFLLAVPRVFEKVYNSAEQKTEAEGKGKIFRAAAKVAVAHSEALDAGKVPFALALKFRLFNKLVYGKLREKLGGKVRFAVSGSAPLSHYLGHFYRSLGVKILEGYGLTETTAPVTVNLPDHFKIGTVGPPLPGHTVRIADDGEIEVQGIDVFKEYWNNEEATRDAFTADGFFRTGDIGSLDEDGYLTITGRKKEIIVTAGGKNVAPAALEDPIRSNTIIGQVVVVGDQRPFISALVTLDPEMLAPWLNNNGEDPMMSLEEASVHPKVLAEVQSAVDQGNAFVSRAESIRKFVILPTEFIEANGHLTPKMSIRRDNILRDFAGEISAMYGEHPQTENVGVVS, from the coding sequence GTGAATCAGTCCGAGACCCCGATCCTCGTCCCGCCGGTTCCCGAGGACAACATCACCGACCTCCTGGAGCAGCGGGTGCAGGCGACCCCCGAGCGGGCCCTGTTCGCGGTGCCCGCGGGCGACGGCTGGCGCGACATCACCGCGTCCGCGTTCCGCGCCGAGGTCGTGGCGCTGGCCAAGGGCCTGGTCGCCTCGGGCATCGAACCCGGCGACCGCGTCGCGTTCATGTGCAAGACGAGCTACGAGTGGACGCTCGTCGACTTCGCCATCCACTACGCCGGCGCCGTCATGGTGCCGATCTACGAGACGTCCTCTCCGCTGCAGGTGCACTGGGTGCTCGAGGATTCGGGCGCGCGCGCCGTACTCACGGAGACCGAGGATCACGCCGCGCGCTTCGAGGAGGTCAAAGACGACCTCCCGGCTGTGACGCTGGCCTGGCGACTCGACCGGGGCGCGCTCGCCGAGCTGCGCGAGGCCGGAACCGCGATTCCCGACGCGGAGATCGACCGGCGCCGCGGGCTCGCGCAGGGCTCCGACATCGCGACCGTCATCTACACCTCCGGATCGACGGGCCGGCCGAAGGGGTGCGTGCTGACCCACGCCAACTTCGTCGACCTCTCCCGCAATGCGGCCGCGGCGCTCTCCGACGTCGTGCAGCAGCCCGGGGCCGCGACGCTGCTGTTCGTCACGCTCGCCCACGTCTTCGCGAGGTTCATCTCGGTCATGTCGGTGCACGCCGGCGTGCGCGTCGGGCACCAGGCCGACACCAGCCAGCTCCTGCCGGCGCTCGGCACGTTCCAGCCGACCTTCCTGCTCGCCGTACCGCGCGTGTTCGAGAAGGTCTACAACTCGGCCGAACAGAAGACCGAGGCCGAAGGCAAGGGCAAGATCTTCCGGGCTGCGGCGAAGGTCGCCGTCGCGCACTCCGAGGCGCTCGACGCCGGCAAGGTGCCGTTCGCGCTCGCGCTGAAGTTCCGACTCTTCAACAAGCTCGTCTACGGCAAGCTCCGGGAGAAGCTGGGCGGCAAGGTGCGCTTCGCGGTGTCGGGATCAGCGCCCCTCAGCCACTACCTCGGGCACTTCTACCGCAGTCTCGGCGTGAAGATCCTCGAGGGGTACGGGCTCACCGAGACCACCGCGCCGGTGACGGTCAATCTTCCCGATCACTTCAAGATCGGCACCGTGGGCCCGCCCCTTCCCGGGCACACCGTGCGCATCGCCGACGACGGCGAGATCGAGGTGCAGGGCATCGACGTCTTCAAGGAGTACTGGAACAACGAGGAGGCGACGCGAGACGCCTTCACGGCCGACGGCTTCTTCCGCACGGGAGACATCGGCTCGCTCGACGAGGACGGCTATCTGACGATCACCGGCCGCAAGAAGGAGATCATCGTCACCGCCGGCGGCAAGAACGTCGCGCCGGCGGCGCTCGAGGATCCCATCCGCTCGAACACCATCATCGGCCAGGTGGTGGTCGTCGGCGATCAGCGGCCGTTCATTTCGGCCCTCGTCACGCTCGACCCCGAGATGCTCGCGCCGTGGCTGAACAACAACGGCGAGGATCCGATGATGTCGCTCGAGGAGGCGTCGGTGCACCCGAAGGTGCTGGCTGAGGTGCAGAGCGCCGTCGACCAGGGCAACGCGTTCGTCTCGCGTGCGGAGTCGATCCGCAAGTTCGTCATCCTGCCGACGGAGTTCATCGAAGCCAACGGGCACCTGACCCCGAAGATGAGCATTCGGCGCGACAACATCCTGCGCGATTTCGCGGGTGAGATCTCGGCCATGTACGGCGAGCACCCGCAGACCGAGAACGTCGGCGTCGTCAGCTAG
- a CDS encoding lysophospholipid acyltransferase family protein, with amino-acid sequence MLYWIFKHLIIGPILKTVFRPWLEGAENIPATGPVIIVGNHLSVIDSFFMPTMIDRRVYFLAKSDYFTGKGLKGWLVKSFMTAVGQLPIDRSGGKASEASLNTGLGVLDRGDVLGIYPEGTRSPDARLYRGRTGVARLVLESGAVVVPAVMIDTEKAMPIGAKVPKIRRIGTVVGKPLDFSRFAGMSADRFVLRSVTDEIMLEIQKLSGQTYVDVYASSVRNR; translated from the coding sequence GTGCTCTACTGGATTTTCAAACACCTGATCATCGGGCCGATCTTGAAAACGGTGTTCCGCCCGTGGCTGGAGGGTGCCGAGAACATTCCGGCGACCGGGCCGGTGATCATTGTAGGAAATCACCTCTCGGTGATCGATTCCTTCTTCATGCCGACGATGATCGACCGCCGCGTCTACTTCCTCGCGAAGAGCGACTACTTCACGGGCAAGGGGCTGAAGGGCTGGCTCGTGAAGTCGTTCATGACCGCGGTCGGCCAGCTGCCCATCGACCGGTCGGGGGGCAAAGCCTCCGAGGCGTCGCTGAACACGGGCCTCGGCGTGCTGGATCGCGGGGACGTGCTCGGCATCTACCCCGAGGGCACCCGCAGCCCCGACGCGCGGCTCTACCGCGGCCGCACCGGCGTCGCGCGCCTCGTGCTCGAATCCGGCGCCGTGGTCGTGCCGGCGGTGATGATCGACACCGAGAAGGCGATGCCGATCGGCGCCAAGGTGCCCAAGATCCGCAGGATCGGGACGGTCGTCGGGAAGCCCCTCGACTTCAGCCGTTTCGCCGGCATGAGCGCCGACCGCTTCGTGTTGCGGAGTGTGACGGACGAGATCATGCTCGAGATCCAGAAGCTCAGCGGCCAGACGTACGTGGACGTGTACGCGTCGAGCGTGCGCAACCGGTGA